The genomic segment caAGTCACTGTAGAATTAAACGACGGATGTTAGCAGCATGGATCTAGACTATAATATATTTTGGTAGCCAAATCTTACAAAGTGTTCAGATTGGCTCGGGTTTACGTGAGCAACTAGCGATGCTAACTCCAGAGGATGATGTTGGAAGGATTTAAGAGACCAAGCAGCACGTCCATGACATTCACAGACGGTCCTCGAGTTTGTGAGACTCTGGCACCCCCAGAAATATCGAGGAGCGCACCAACGGGCACTAAGGTGACTTCCCAGTTGGAAGAGAAGGACCGACAGCGCAGCAGACACACGGCTAGAAAAGGGCTGGTCGATGGCGAGCAGCTCCTCGGAAAGTATCTGGGAAAAAGGTCCTAGCGAAGTGTGGCCCCACTCGGGGGAGATCTGGTAAGATCAAGGCATTCCCAGAGGAATCACCGTTTGTGTGTGCAGCTTATACGGCCCTAGCTGGTAACCTGACCAAAGCCCGGAGTAGGCAAATGCCGCCCTTGCTCGAGGGACTTGAAAAGCTTTCCCCGTCTGCCAGCCAGGAAAGGCGCGGCTGCCACAAGGCCACAGTGGAGGGCGGCGCGGCCCCAGGGTGTCAAAGCCTCGTGCTGTAATAATGGGCTGGCTTctgcttcctcccctgctcctgcgTTACCTGGGGCAAGGACGGCAGCGGAAGAACTGGACTTGTGCGGCCCCTCGCGCTGCACGGCGCGTGCCGACCCAATGGCCGTGGCCCCCGCGCCATCGGCTGCCATGCTGGCCGGTGGCGGTGCCGAGCGAGGAGATGGTTTGACCACCGGGGAGATGGACACCAGGACACCACGGCGTTCTGGGTCCTGCCTACCCAAAAGGAAAATCAGAGCGGAAGCAGCAGAGAGCCACCGGAATTactcaagggctggagaaaatgcctaaCGAGACCCATGTTTAACTCACCCCAAAAATTGGCTGGTGACTTAGTGTAGAAGTAACTAGTTATCACCGGCACAAACTTCCCAGGGAAGCGGGGGATTGGCCAGCTCCTGGTGGCTTCCAACCCAGAACAGCTGCTTTGGTCAAACACGAAGTGACGGGCCTCGCTTGAGAGGATCGGGGGGGAGATTTGCGAGCCTGAGACAGGCAGGACGTCAGACTCGATTGGTGAGTCTCCTccggcctttaaaaaaaaaaaatctttggacaACGCCAGAGGGAGAAGCCAATGGCTAGAAGATAATGTAGCTAGACTAATCCAGTGCAATTTTTTAAACCAAGGGGGTCCTGAGCCATGGGAACAGCTTGCCTAGGGATTTGGGAGACGTTCCATCTCTTGACATCTTGAGCGCAAGGTGGGGTTGGTCTTCCGAGAAGAGCCACGTTAGCTCATCCAGAAGTTGACTGGCCGTCTGGAGCAGCCGCTGGGTGGGCTCCTGGCCTGGGGCATACGTGGAGGTAGCTAACGGCAGAAGGGTCCATCCTCAGAAGTTTgagatggaaggggtggggggaaaagagttCCCAGTTCTGCAGTGGGAGGAAATTGAggcctttgaaaattttctgcCCTCTCCCAATAACCccagagaatgagagagaaagagacggACCTTAGATCCTGGCGGTTGTGACAGTCAGGTTGAAATCCCGGCATCAGGGAATATTTAATTGTTTGTACCAAGTGGAACAGTGTGAAGAAGAGAGACCCACTCCAAACCGGGTGGCTGTTCAGTGTGCCTGGAAAGGGGGAGACCCACTGAATCCACGTCTCCCCCATCCCATGTCGGCATCGGGAAAGCCGGAATTTGAACCTTGGTCCCTCCCCAAGCAAGTGCTGTCGCCCTGTGATTCCTccgaggggagtgggggggggaacacttttttttttttggaccagaAATTGTATCCTGGACCTGGTGCAAAAGTTTCATCAAATCACAGTGTCTGGCGGGAACATATCTGCCAATGAAACCAATGTTTCCTGCAAAGATAATCCCTGCCCGCCTCTGCCTTGCAAAAGTACTTctggccaccccacccccagactgGTCTGGACGCAAGATGTTCATTGCGTAGCATCTCCAAGATGCAGCCGTTCCTATCCCTCCACCCGGCTAAGCCTCCGGTCCAGATGCGCATCTTGGTTTCTGGACCATCCTTTCCCCTGGCCCTCACAAACGCAATCTTGCTTGGCTCAGATCTGTCCACAAAGCCACTGCACAGCTGAGACCACGTCAGCCTcctctggctcccccttctccatcGTACCCAAcacaagctacttgtcttcacgtTCAACGCCCGTCACTGACGATTCCCAGCTGACCTGTCGTCCCTCACCTTGGAGGAGCCCGTGCTCCCATCGCCCCattgaaacattttcagacaaGCCCCTTTGGGCTTTCTCCCTGCTGGCCCTCATGCCTGGGAAGACCTACCTGTAAAGATCCACAAAACTAACTCACTtatccttctcccctctcctttgcCGTGGGGTctacaaaaaaaccacacaaccaGTGGACAATGCTGATCCCACGGTCTGTAACACTGACCAACATGGTCTCCGTGCTCCCCTGCCTGTATTTGGCTGCTGTTCCATGTCTTATATCTCACTTGTGAGCTTCTTGGGGAAAGAGTCCATCTTTTTGttgcatgtttgtacagcatggtCCATGACGGAGGccttgttaattatttgtattaccctaAGAAGTTCTCCAGGTCATGAACCATTCTTGGGGCTCTTCCAAGAGCTCTGATGTCTCCGGGCGAGTGACCACAGCCACAGAGAAGACAACTCCAAGACCAGGAagccattttttattattattattaatccgGTCACTGTACATacaaagtattaaaaaaacaCCCAGACTTCGAGGGAAGCGACGCTTTCTGAACAGATGCCACAGCGAGCTGGTTCGGTCCCGGAGACGCGAGGATGGTTATAATGAACACACCAGAAAGGACCCGGTGGGTTTATGCCTCTGTACCCAACCTTTATCCTTCTCCAGCTTTGCCATCTCACCGGCATGCCCCGGGAGGGCTCACAAGCCATCCGCATCTAAGGCGATGATGCGAAGGCCACCTGGTCTCCACTGGAGATTTAGGGCGGCTGTTCCCAATGGGAACAAGCTGTGTGGATCTCCTAGGGTCCACAGTTTCAACCTCTGTTCAGGCCTAAAGGACTCAATTATCCATCGGCTTTCCACAGGTCTTGAGATACAGAAGACCCCAAACCAACCCACTGTCTAGTGTCTGGGACAAAGATCCGGGACCTTTGTTCTCCACTGGGGGTGGGGCGTGGCGGAGGAGCTGCCTATGCTTCGTAGCTTGGGGGGCATGCCTTCAGGAGAATTGTGGGTGAGCAAGAGAGATTTGGGGGTACAGCTGCCTCCAACTCAACCTTAGGGCCACGGGGGCTAGTTTTGTCCCACCAGCCTCGGTAGAAAAGCTGAGGATGGTTTCCTGCCCATGGGACGATGGGGTATTCAGACCTGCCGTCCTGAGCTAGGGTTCGCAGAGGCTTCCAGGGAGAAGACTCCCCTCCAGCATTGTGTCTAAAATAGCAAGTGTCTCTCTGCTTTAGCTCAGGGTCGGTCATCACTTCACCCCTTCGAGACACAAGCCAGAAGATGAGATTAGATTCTCGGGGGGTCGGGGAGGGTCTTGAAACCCTTCAGAAGGCAGGTGGCAGATTCAGGGAGTGCTGaggtatccccccccccccatcctgtcTGTAGTAGCCGGCTTTCCCTGGTCCCCTTCCTAGGCTGTGGTGGACCTACAGAGGACACgggaggagagaggaggctgctacttatgggatggagaaaaccaGGGAGAAGGCAATAAGGCTTGGTGGAAGACCACAGGAAAAGCAACttgagggggtggagtggagccTGCTAATGAAGAGTGTGGCGAGGCGGACCCGGGAGGGAAAAGTGTGTAGCAGAAAGGGCGTGGAGGCTAGGGCTGGGAAGAGGCGAGCCAGGGGTTATTTCAGCAGCCACCACCCCAGCAGGGCtcccagcccagagagcaggggaAGCCCGGCTGCCCGGGTGGGGCCAGCAGCATTGCATAGGTTCGTCTCACAGCAGGTCCGGTTGTAGCTGACCTCGAAGATGGCGTCCTTCTGCTCCGTCATGTTGCAGATCTGGCGGGTCTGGCTGCAGCCATACTTGGAGAACAGCAGGACCTTGCCTGCAGGGAGAGAATGGGCAGCCGTGAGCAGGGGGtacaggattcctgggttcaattcctggcttgcGGAGGGACTCCTGTTTTATccccagctttgagcaggggaagTGGAAGGGGGAGGGTCTTGCAGTAGCTCTGGGAAAGTGATCCAACCACCCATAAGGTGGATCatcagcaggatttgaaccctgGG from the Chelonia mydas isolate rCheMyd1 chromosome 14, rCheMyd1.pri.v2, whole genome shotgun sequence genome contains:
- the LY6G6C gene encoding lymphocyte antigen 6 complex locus protein G6c, with the translated sequence MSKVLLLGLSLLLCGALAQGLICRVCKFQVGALCFHSRSPCTPEKGQVCETTKAYIGKVLLFSKYGCSQTRQICNMTEQKDAIFEVSYNRTCCETNLCNAAGPTRAAGLPLLSGLGALLGWWLLK